The Marinobacter subterrani genome has a segment encoding these proteins:
- a CDS encoding S8 family serine peptidase, which produces MLAVTMGELFMVLVSVPGKVAKLGFSMALGLAVAGCGGGSGDGGGLLPADVAVSGVIDIEAGTRVDADNADALLGRAPLISDQELPPEFILSGYVSGVSQPTLYPPTPGLSDDFYYFPDTEDNFVARLQPGFEITLQSFATRLAESGTDSATASELRLTITSSDGTELGPIIAPSNGSPVKLATGTEPAGEYRISVTSLGAAPMLYILSSSRAVTANTTAYDWPDYEFVEDEAVVSLRDPGNAGARASGLPASALMAPGRQIAPGLWTVHRPAPVAAMEQGNPAQQTLDWIRQLKDDPSVLHASPNYKTQALATPVNEPLYPSRVLGQQWHYSLINGPIAWQLDATGGAGVNVAVFDTGLFRNNAGQWHPDFQVNGVYNIVDGFDAVDGGVPADPGNAVGGSVYHGTHVAGTVAAAVNNKGGAGVAFGASLVPVRVLGEGGSGTLADLLQAMQWVLGDASGPRAKVVNLSLGGLPCGASGVADTLQQLINDGVEKGIVYVAAAGNSATNEPSCPAALDKVFSVSAVDGGGRLSSYSNFGSSIDLAAPGGDASRDGNGDGQGDLVSSTSAAVVDGQLQAAYRGLQGTSMAAPHVYGVVALMKGVRLKDGGPELTYAGIEGYLRSGNLTQTSCEADCSPTDQLGYGILDAGKAVEAVLSEAAPELLTASPAVVNLATESNQAVSQTLELASLGDYTISINSVAASAPWFTVSPAAGPFPDATQTAPLRLDLTLNPQNLEPGASSRGSLVVKYSPQSGPEKTLDIPVVGQRITDQQARDAGRHFVLLVDPQPEGAVFNTVAQTAVRAENGQYQFEFLPDDGQAPNRLNEVPPGKYFLVAGTDLDNDGLICHAGEACAEYPVAGLRQVIEVRENQPVTGLRMTTSYSRPTLSATSPDLLPRPDFKGYRLLPEQAGSQSTSIKAVKTP; this is translated from the coding sequence ATGCTGGCGGTAACGATGGGGGAGTTATTTATGGTGCTGGTGTCGGTTCCCGGCAAGGTCGCGAAATTGGGTTTTTCCATGGCACTTGGTCTCGCCGTGGCCGGGTGTGGCGGCGGCTCCGGTGATGGTGGAGGCCTTTTGCCGGCGGACGTTGCTGTTTCCGGGGTGATTGATATAGAAGCCGGCACCCGGGTCGATGCCGACAACGCGGACGCCTTGCTTGGGCGTGCTCCCTTGATTTCGGACCAGGAACTGCCGCCTGAATTTATTCTTTCTGGCTACGTGAGTGGGGTAAGCCAGCCAACCTTGTATCCCCCGACCCCCGGCCTCTCGGACGACTTCTACTACTTTCCGGATACTGAAGATAACTTTGTCGCCCGTTTGCAGCCAGGCTTTGAAATTACGTTGCAAAGCTTTGCAACGCGGCTTGCTGAATCAGGTACTGATTCTGCGACAGCATCAGAGTTGCGGCTAACCATCACCTCCAGTGATGGCACCGAGCTTGGCCCCATCATCGCACCCAGCAACGGCAGTCCGGTAAAGCTGGCCACTGGTACTGAGCCGGCAGGTGAGTATCGGATATCCGTCACGTCCCTGGGTGCGGCGCCCATGCTTTATATTCTGTCCTCATCCAGGGCGGTAACCGCCAACACCACGGCTTACGACTGGCCAGACTACGAGTTCGTTGAGGATGAGGCTGTTGTGTCTCTGCGGGATCCGGGTAACGCCGGGGCCCGGGCCAGTGGCCTGCCAGCCAGCGCCTTGATGGCCCCCGGGCGGCAGATTGCGCCAGGGCTCTGGACAGTCCATCGTCCGGCGCCGGTCGCCGCCATGGAGCAGGGCAATCCCGCGCAGCAGACACTCGACTGGATCCGCCAACTGAAAGACGACCCCTCGGTTTTGCATGCCTCACCGAACTACAAGACACAGGCGCTGGCCACCCCCGTGAATGAACCTTTATACCCCAGCCGGGTGCTGGGGCAGCAGTGGCATTACAGCCTGATCAACGGGCCAATTGCCTGGCAACTGGACGCCACTGGCGGTGCCGGCGTGAACGTGGCGGTGTTCGATACCGGGTTGTTCCGCAACAATGCTGGCCAATGGCACCCAGATTTTCAGGTCAATGGAGTGTATAACATTGTTGACGGCTTCGATGCCGTTGACGGCGGTGTTCCCGCCGATCCGGGCAATGCGGTAGGTGGCAGTGTCTACCACGGCACCCACGTGGCGGGCACTGTAGCGGCTGCAGTCAATAATAAAGGTGGTGCCGGTGTAGCCTTTGGTGCCAGTCTGGTTCCGGTTCGGGTGCTGGGTGAGGGCGGCTCCGGCACGCTTGCCGATCTTCTGCAGGCAATGCAGTGGGTGCTGGGGGACGCCAGCGGGCCCAGGGCCAAGGTTGTTAACCTGAGCCTCGGCGGTCTGCCCTGTGGTGCCTCGGGTGTTGCGGATACCCTGCAACAGCTCATCAATGATGGCGTGGAAAAAGGCATTGTCTACGTTGCTGCCGCCGGGAATTCCGCCACCAACGAGCCTTCCTGCCCGGCCGCCCTGGATAAGGTGTTCTCGGTCAGTGCCGTGGATGGCGGAGGCCGGCTTTCTTCCTACTCCAATTTTGGCAGCTCGATTGATCTCGCCGCCCCCGGGGGCGATGCCAGCCGGGACGGCAATGGCGATGGCCAGGGCGATCTGGTCAGCAGCACCAGTGCGGCCGTGGTGGATGGGCAGCTCCAGGCGGCTTATCGCGGGTTACAGGGTACGTCCATGGCGGCGCCTCATGTGTACGGGGTCGTGGCGTTGATGAAAGGTGTCAGATTGAAAGATGGCGGTCCTGAGCTGACGTATGCCGGCATCGAAGGTTATCTGAGGAGTGGCAATCTGACGCAGACTTCCTGTGAAGCGGATTGCAGCCCGACGGATCAACTGGGTTATGGCATTCTGGATGCGGGTAAGGCCGTCGAGGCCGTGCTTTCCGAAGCCGCGCCGGAATTGCTCACCGCGTCGCCGGCGGTGGTCAACCTTGCGACGGAGTCTAATCAAGCTGTCAGCCAGACGCTGGAACTAGCTTCGTTGGGAGATTACACGATTTCTATCAATAGTGTTGCGGCCTCAGCCCCCTGGTTTACTGTATCGCCAGCTGCAGGCCCCTTTCCGGATGCAACGCAGACGGCTCCCTTGCGGCTAGACCTGACCCTGAACCCTCAGAATCTTGAGCCTGGCGCGTCTTCCCGCGGAAGCTTGGTGGTGAAGTACTCACCGCAGTCGGGGCCAGAAAAAACCTTGGACATTCCGGTAGTGGGCCAGCGAATCACCGATCAACAGGCCCGGGACGCCGGCCGGCATTTCGTCCTTCTGGTGGATCCTCAACCCGAGGGTGCCGTTTTCAATACCGTTGCCCAAACGGCTGTTCGTGCTGAAAATGGCCAGTATCAGTTCGAATTCCTGCCCGACGACGGCCAGGCGCCGAACCGCCTTAACGAAGTGCCGCCAGGCAAGTATTTCCTGGTAGCGGGAACGGATCTCGATAACGACGGCCTGATCTGCCATGCCGGCGAGGCCTGTGCCGAGTACCCGGTTGCCGGTTTGCGGCAGGTCATCGAAGTCAGGGAAAACCAGCCCGTCACTGGCCTGCGCATGACCACCAGC